AACGATGATACTTCATAGTGGGAGCTCTACCTGCAAGTAAGTCTGCTTCTACTCTAGCCCAATCAGGATCTTGACGGTATTTTGAACGAATATCAATAAACTTGATACCAGGTTTAATCTCGTCACCATTAGGCATTGTTCCGCTCCAACCTTCAGGAACATATACTTCTTGCTCTAGGAAACGGAAGTAGTCTTCACGAACTTCCTCTGATACAATTCCCTTATCATCCTGATAATTATTCCACATGCAATCAAGGAGTTTCTTAGCATTATTTTTTGAAGTTTCGTTACCGGTAGCTTTTCCATGATATGCAAGAGCATTAGCTAAGGATGAAGCAACACCCAGGTCAGTACCATAATTAACGATTTTTACATGTAAATTTGAGTTATCAGAAGGTCTGCCGGTCCATGTATCAGGTTGTCCTTCCCAATCAATGGTACTGGGAATTTCAAAGCTTCCGTCAGGATAGAATTTAATTACTGAATTAGCCCATGCCGCCCATTTATCTAGTAAATCTCTAACTCTTTCATCTCCACTTTCGTAATAGTATTCTGCTACACGCTGCATAGACCATGCCTGCATACCAAACCAGGTATTACTGCCCGGATCAGCATAAACAGGATTTTCTACATAACCCATACCATAGAAGGTTGATACATTAGAAGGAACAGGTTCATAGCGTCCATTCCAAGAGTTGGTTGCACCACCGGCAATAGCCCCCTCAGCAGATTGCAGCCACTGATAGAACTCTATTTGCCTATCCAAACTCTTAGCCCAGTCATTCTTAGCATTTCTTGACTTTGGAATTAAATCAGGATCTGTTGATAATGCATAAGCTGCAAATGGATTCTGATATCCAAAGTGGTTATGGCTACATCCGATTATCCATGCCCAATCTGACTCAATTCCACCGCCCCATGCATAATACCAGGATAATAGATAATGAGCTGAATCATAACCGGAGCCTGCTGTGCTAGGAGAACCAATCTTTCTAAAATATTTATCAAAGAAAGAATATCTTAAATAGTCACCCATTTTTGCAGCTTTTTGAACATAATTACTAATATTGGCACCATTTTCTTTTGCCCACTTATTTGCCCAATAGGTAGCCTGAATTGCACGGGCATCAGCATCGGGAGCATTGGTATATTTAAACTGCTTAGCGTAGCTATCATCCCCTGTAAATAAATCTAGATATCCATTTTTTCCTCCAAAATTCATGATGTCATAACAAGGCTGAGGAATGGTTTCCCAGGTGGATTCCTGCTCACCTCTTTGGAAGGTATTTATATAAGAATTTTTGCTTGTCCCATCTCCACGAAGTCCGTAACCATACCAGTTATCAACGTCAAGTAGCCAGTGCATACCATAAATCATATTGGTTCCATAGGTAGAAACCAACTCCTGGTTAATGGGATCTCTACCTACCGGAGCATCAAAGTCTAGTTTTGCCGGATATTTTTCCGGTGTTTCCCACTCAGGGGCATAGGTTGCAGGATCATTAGGGTTATATCTACTCATACTGCTATTTGGTTGATCCTTTTCCGAGGGAATTAAATACTTCTCAGTAGTATCCCAAGCTTCTTGGAAACCTGAAAAATCCCCGCTGAATTTACCATTCATAGCCTCTAGCCAAATATAGAAACTCATGGCCTCACTGGTAGTAACATGTCCGTAATCCGGTGCCTCTACTAATAAAGTTTCAATGGAATGATAAGGTACACCGTCTTCACTAAAATATCCGTTACTTCTATCTTTAATTTTGCTATACATTACCTCAAAACGTTTCTTATACTCCTCATTAACCTCTCCATTTGCAGCAAAGGCTAAGGAAGAGGCCCCAAAGCTTAAGGATAAGGTGGTTGCAAGTAGCATAGCACCAATTTTTTTAAATCTTTTTCTCATATGGATTTTCCTCCATTTCTATTATATAATTAGATAATAAAATCAATATAAAGCTTGTACTGCCTGTACTTTCATATACAAGTAAATTTACTGGTATATTATGAAAGTACAGGTTTTTCCCATTATGCCTTAGTTAATTTTTACACTGCCGTCAATCTTTTTAACATTATCAATTTTTGCCATGTTGCCGTCGCCAAAGGCACCGCTTTCTTCAAAAGTAATAGGTGTTTCAACACTATCTTCACCTATTATCTTAAATGTAATGGTTAACATTACTCCATCCTCTGTAATCAGTTCATCACCTATAGTATTATCAAGATATAGGCAACTGATTGATCCCTGTCTTATTCTACTTGAGAAATTAATAGGAGCGTTAACAATAATGTCACCGGCAGTTACTGATACTGCTTCTAAGAGAGTATCATCATATGAAATATAGAAGTTACAAGTTCCGACACTTTTCACCTTTGAGATGTTTCCTATCTCCACAGGTACAGTAACAACATCCCCAGTTTTGCCGGATACTTTTCCTATACTGATATAAAAATCGGTCTCAATAGGCTTTGAATCCTCAATTGTAATTTCTATTGAGGGATTATCTGTTATACCAAAATCAAATACCAGTTTGGCAGTGCCTAAATCTAAGGAAGATAAGTAGCTGCCAAAAATCTTTACAGTATTTCCGGATACACTGTAATCTTTTCCTTCTGTTAGGCCCACAATACCTTTGAAAGTATTGTTATTAGGTGTCATATTTACCGTAATATCAGAAGGATTATTTTTATCAAAGTTTGCACTTTCAGGTGTAATTGATGGAGGGATAATTTCATCCCCAATGATAACAACACTGCCGTCTGTATATTTAACACTGCTTATTACTTTCCTGTCGGCATTTTCAAATACTCCATCTCTGCCTACATAAATGTCAGCCACATTACCGGCTTTGCCCAAAATCTCAAACTCTATGTATGCCAATACACCGTCTTCGGTAATTCCTTTATTTTCAAAGGCATTAAAAGATAAATAAATAGCCCTTTCATATTTGGGAGGTATTGCCATAGCATCAGAGGCAGTTTTTTTTGCAGAGGATATGCCACTGTCGCTTGTATCATAAACCTTCTTAGCTATCCCCTTATCTGCTAAAACTTCTCCGTCTGTTACACCAAGTGCCTTTAATAAATTAGGATCATATGTAACAGCAAAACTATAGGCTCCTATATTACCTACTTCATTAACATTTTCTACTGTAATAGGTACAAGCACGGTTTCTCCTGGTTCACCGGATACTGTTCCCACCTTAATAGCAAGACTTTCTGATGCCGGTGTAGAATCTTCAATTAATAGAGTTAATACTGGATTATTATCTACACCAAAATCAAAGGTAAGCTCAGTCTTACCTAAAGGTAAGCTTGACAAATAACTATCTTTTATCTTTACCGTATTACCGGATAAAGTGTAGTCAACATTTGCTCTAAGGCCCAAAATACCTTTGAATGTATTTTGGTTAGCTGTTAATGTTACAGTAATCTCTTCAGGTTTATATTTATCAAAGGTTGCTGATGTCGGTGAAATCTCCGGATCTTCTTGTTTTGCCTCAATTTTTACACCGCCATCTGTAAATACCACATTTGAGATTCTGTTCATATCAGCATCTCCAAATGCTCCACCTTCAGCAAACTCCACTTTAGCAGTTTGACCTTCTTTGCCAAGTACTTTGAATGTAATATTTGCAAAAACACCGTCATTTGTAATCAGCTCATCCCCAATAGTATTATCCAGGAATAAAAGGCTGATAGTACTTGTAGAATCATTTATTCTAGAGGCAAAGTTGATAGATGCATTAGTTATAATGTCACCTGCAGTTACAGACACTGCCTCAAGTAAGTCAGAATCATAGGAAAGATAGAAATTGCAAGTTCCAACATTGCCGGCTTTTGAAACATTTGCAAATTTAACAGGTACTGTAACGGTTTCATTAGGCATGGCTGTAACTGTGCCTATACTTACAGCAAGCTCATCACCGCTAGGTGTAGAATCCTTAATAGTTACAGTAAGCTTTGGGTTGTTAGCTACACCAAAGTCGAAAATCAGGGTAGTTGACCCAAGGCTTAATGTTGATAAATAACTTTTTAGTATTGTTACTGTATTACCGGATACTGTATAGTCTGTTCCCTTCTTCAGACCGGTAATTTCTTTAAAGGTACTTCCGTTTGGTGTCAGGGTTACTTTTATATCACTGGGTGCATTTTTATCAAATGTTGCACTTGCAGGAGAGATGGTAGGGTTAACGGTTGATGTAATAACTACACCACCGTCAATCTTATTGACATCGTCAATTCTAACCATATCTCCGTCTCCAAATGCTCCACCTTCAGCAAATTTCACGCTGGCTGTTTTACCTTCACTACCTAATACCTTAAATGTGATATAGGCAAATACACCGTCCTTGGTAATAAGTTCATCTCCAAGGGTATCATCCAGATAAAGTAAACTTATAGTGCCTTTTTCGCTATTTATACTACTTGCAAAGTTAACAGAAGGATTGGTAATAATACTTCCTGCTTCAACTTTAACTGCTTCCAGTAAAGATTTATCGTATGACAAATAGAAGTTACATGTTCCTACATTACCGACTTTAGCTACATCAGTAAAGTTAATAGGAAGGATAACTTCTTCCCCAGTTGCTCCATTTACTGTATCTATTTTTACAGTAAAGCCACCTTCTACATACTTCTTAATGGTAACACTGCCACTACTGAATTTAACTCCTGTTATTCTGCTCATGTTACCGTTACCGAATGCTCCGCTTTCTTTGAAGGATAATGAAGCGGTCTTTCCGGCAGCCCCTTTAACCTTAAAAGTAATGTAGGCAAATGTACCGTCCTTAGTTATAGGCTGTTCTCCAACGGTATCATCAAGGAAGAGGAAGCTTATTGATCCTACATTAATCTGGCTTGAGAAGTTAACATTAGGATTGGTTACAATATCACCTGCTGATACAGATACCGCTTCTAAAAGACTTGTATCAAAGTCTATATAGAAATTACATGTTCCCACATTACCTGCTTTAGCTACATTAGCGAAATTAACAGGTACAACTACGGTATCTCCGGTATTTCCTGTAACATTTCCTATACTTACTTCTAGACCTTCCTGAACTACATCTTCAGTAATTGTCAGATTTAATACAGGATTATTGCTTACACCAAAATCAAAGGTAAGTCTCTTTGTTCCTAAGGTCAGTGTTGATAAG
This genomic interval from Herbinix luporum contains the following:
- a CDS encoding cohesin domain-containing protein, whose translation is MKKRKVIAFLMSLLMIFSMYIPQQTVLAANGIEVQFNNGNTGTSSNTINAKFKVVNNGSSSINLSQLKLRYYYTKDADKAQNFYCDYAGMLSGGAHTTMTNKITGTIVNMSKATSTADTYIEVGFTSDAGSLAAGGFIEIQTRVSRSDWSNYDQSNDFSYKSAGSYVVWDQVAAYLNGSLVFGKSPVDDVVPTKDPEISPKSATFNKSAPRNITVTLTPNGNTFNGISGLTRNTHYTVSGNTVTLLSSYLSTLTLGTKRLTFDFGVSNNPVLNLTITEDVVQEGLEVSIGNVTGNTGDTVVVPVNFANVAKAGNVGTCNFYIDFDTSLLEAVSVSAGDIVTNPNVNFSSQINVGSISFLFLDDTVGEQPITKDGTFAYITFKVKGAAGKTASLSFKESGAFGNGNMSRITGVKFSSGSVTIKKYVEGGFTVKIDTVNGATGEEVILPINFTDVAKVGNVGTCNFYLSYDKSLLEAVKVEAGSIITNPSVNFASSINSEKGTISLLYLDDTLGDELITKDGVFAYITFKVLGSEGKTASVKFAEGGAFGDGDMVRIDDVNKIDGGVVITSTVNPTISPASATFDKNAPSDIKVTLTPNGSTFKEITGLKKGTDYTVSGNTVTILKSYLSTLSLGSTTLIFDFGVANNPKLTVTIKDSTPSGDELAVSIGTVTAMPNETVTVPVKFANVSKAGNVGTCNFYLSYDSDLLEAVSVTAGDIITNASINFASRINDSTSTISLLFLDNTIGDELITNDGVFANITFKVLGKEGQTAKVEFAEGGAFGDADMNRISNVVFTDGGVKIEAKQEDPEISPTSATFDKYKPEEITVTLTANQNTFKGILGLRANVDYTLSGNTVKIKDSYLSSLPLGKTELTFDFGVDNNPVLTLLIEDSTPASESLAIKVGTVSGEPGETVLVPITVENVNEVGNIGAYSFAVTYDPNLLKALGVTDGEVLADKGIAKKVYDTSDSGISSAKKTASDAMAIPPKYERAIYLSFNAFENKGITEDGVLAYIEFEILGKAGNVADIYVGRDGVFENADRKVISSVKYTDGSVVIIGDEIIPPSITPESANFDKNNPSDITVNMTPNNNTFKGIVGLTEGKDYSVSGNTVKIFGSYLSSLDLGTAKLVFDFGITDNPSIEITIEDSKPIETDFYISIGKVSGKTGDVVTVPVEIGNISKVKSVGTCNFYISYDDTLLEAVSVTAGDIIVNAPINFSSRIRQGSISCLYLDNTIGDELITEDGVMLTITFKIIGEDSVETPITFEESGAFGDGNMAKIDNVKKIDGSVKIN
- a CDS encoding glycoside hydrolase family 48 protein — translated: MRKRFKKIGAMLLATTLSLSFGASSLAFAANGEVNEEYKKRFEVMYSKIKDRSNGYFSEDGVPYHSIETLLVEAPDYGHVTTSEAMSFYIWLEAMNGKFSGDFSGFQEAWDTTEKYLIPSEKDQPNSSMSRYNPNDPATYAPEWETPEKYPAKLDFDAPVGRDPINQELVSTYGTNMIYGMHWLLDVDNWYGYGLRGDGTSKNSYINTFQRGEQESTWETIPQPCYDIMNFGGKNGYLDLFTGDDSYAKQFKYTNAPDADARAIQATYWANKWAKENGANISNYVQKAAKMGDYLRYSFFDKYFRKIGSPSTAGSGYDSAHYLLSWYYAWGGGIESDWAWIIGCSHNHFGYQNPFAAYALSTDPDLIPKSRNAKNDWAKSLDRQIEFYQWLQSAEGAIAGGATNSWNGRYEPVPSNVSTFYGMGYVENPVYADPGSNTWFGMQAWSMQRVAEYYYESGDERVRDLLDKWAAWANSVIKFYPDGSFEIPSTIDWEGQPDTWTGRPSDNSNLHVKIVNYGTDLGVASSLANALAYHGKATGNETSKNNAKKLLDCMWNNYQDDKGIVSEEVREDYFRFLEQEVYVPEGWSGTMPNGDEIKPGIKFIDIRSKYRQDPDWARVEADLLAGRAPTMKYHRFWAQCEFAIANGVYAILFPEDEVVTTKGDVNDDGVVDALDFSLLKKYLLDGKANINLKNADLNDDGFIDSLDFVALKKVLLEN